The following proteins are encoded in a genomic region of Penaeus chinensis breed Huanghai No. 1 chromosome 10, ASM1920278v2, whole genome shotgun sequence:
- the LOC125029523 gene encoding cytosolic phospholipase A2-like isoform X2, giving the protein MVLSERPKEGGLPEIMTSERKLPKLSLLMRPPDRRRSTSCMWDSQFDPFQVFEVEHESCLDFEITIKRGESITKGSTLKDLMDTPDPYVILKIPGCSNSSKRTSHVDNCTNPLWNETFHFYLDPGKEHILRVLLMDANYTVDETLGEDSFCVNELTNDVTVEHTFIFPGGSKVHTELKLQKNKTPDLRFSLALCQAEKTFLRSRRRKVLEGMQRILGAKAPSTEKQVPILGILGSGGGFRAMMCMSGAVKALQETGILDCATYIAGLSGSSWYISTLYAHDKFPNVTHDQIQKELRASVTSDWKWQLLNSASYVTSMIAKYKRGQPVSFTDFFGHLLGDVLLKGAKHKKLTDTQKILVQGIVPMPLYTCLHAKRNVSCRSFSEWVEFSPYEIGIAKYGTFMKSEDFGNKFIVGKKIKHFEELPLHFLQGVWGSAFTILIKRLVMEGGKKDIVQIMRDAQKENDLHDKIDDLHSSGDDSETEDEEDIEGLDDKEIDDEEEISMTKLSLADQPATEGEASAAGAGKSGQAEAAEESRRVSVASMETRPQPEQKTAKKSLSKIAKSMDSLLGHSFGNKAQSTDQEASESRDILPKAFSFDTTKRKVSRDNHRKFSTESDPGVRTEFQTLGASRLVRQGAMKTARLSKAKKVDEKEEANPGQKVWAERRKTLRKTRVEKKAGLWEGLKQNIMMGTNILNSRAGRAGEVLNPFRGLSLRHSFPISPFATDGMEEEDQVDSDNFGAGCRYEPLDNKAKKLFIVDSGLAFNSPYPLLLRPQRAVDIYLSFDFSQRPEDKSQPFKELLLAERWAIQNKVPFPPIEKQVAQYENEEVRECYVFKHPTDHFCPVILHFPLVNNNFRKFKSPGVPRETKEEMEFADFPIFDDPNNSFSSMNFVYEPDQFDRLTKLVEFNTLFSIDTIKKELEEITERKKSLTSKTLTFSDVVKTVKRVSSFQNKNRGRELKLTVSQENEDLLKKFVNVNRLAEADSSDEEEFTDALQEL; this is encoded by the exons ATTCGATCCCTTTCAAGTTTTCGAG GTTGAACACGAATCATGCCTGGACTTCGAGATCACAATCAAGCGAGGCGAGTCCATCACCAAAGGCAGTACATTGAAAGATCTCA TGGACACTCCAGACCCTTACGTCATCCTGAAGATTCCCGGCTGCTCCAATTCCTCTAAGAGAACTAGCCATGTTGATAACTGCACAAATCCCCTTTGGAACGAGACCTTCCACTTTTATTTGGACCCGGGAAAGGAACACATTTTGA GGGTGCTGTTAATGGATGCTAACTACACGGTGGATGAAACACTCGGTGAAGACTCATTTTGCGTCAATGAACTCACCAATGATGTCACGGTGGAACACACATTCATCTTCCCGGGAGGTTCGAAGGTTCACACGGAGCTCAAACTACAGAAAAA CAAAACACCAGACTTGCGGTTCTCTTTGGCGCTGTGTCAGGCAGAGAAGACCTTTCTACGAAGTCGCCGCAGGAAGGTTCTTGAGGGGATGCAGCGCATATTAGGTGCCAAAGCTCCAAGCACTGAGAAACAG GTTCCAATCTTAGGCATTCTGGGATCGGGTGGAGGCTTCCGAGCCATGATGTGCATGAGCGGGGCTGTGAAGGCGCTACAGGAGACCGGAATCCTGGACTGTGCAACGTACATCGCCGGACTCTCGGGCTCATCCTG GTACATCTCAACCCTGTATGCCCACGATAAATTCCCGAACGTAACCCACGACCAGATTCAGAAGGAACTCCGGGCATCAGTAACAAGTGATTGGAAGTGGCAGCTGCTCAATTCGGCATCTTACGTCACCAGCATGATTGCCAAGTACAAACGAGGCCAACCCGTCTCTTTCACAGACTTCTTTGGACATCTACTGGGTGATGTCCTCTTAAAAGGG GCCAAGCACAAAAAGCTGACAGACACGCAGAAGATTTTGGTCCAGGGAATAGTGCCTATGCCGCTCTACACATGCCTCCATGCCAAGCGAAATGTCTCGTGCCGATCTTTCTCG GAATGGGTCGAATTTTCACCCTATGAGATTGGCATCGCTAAGTATGGTACTTTTATGAAATCTGAGGATTTTGGAAACAAGTTTATTGTTGGGAAGAAAATCAAGCATTTTGAAGAACTTCCCTTACATTTTCTGCAAG GTGTGTGGGGAAGCGCCTTTACCATTCTCATCAAGAGGTTAGTGATGGAAGGTGGAAAGAAGGACATTGTGCAGATTATGAGAGATGcacagaaagaaaatgatttaCATG aTAAGATTGACGACCTACACAGCTCAGGAGACGACTCAGAGACGGAGGATGAGGAAGACATCGAAGGCCTAGATGACAAGGAGATCGACGACGAAGAAGAGATCAGCATGACGAAGCTGAGTCTCGCAGACCAGCCGGCCACCGAGGGGGAAGCCTCGGCCGCTGGCGCTGGCAAGAGCGGGCAAGCCGAGGCCGCGGAAGAGAGCCGCAGGGTCTCAGTGGCTTCCATGGAGACCAGACCTCAGCCCGAACAGAAGACCGCCAAGAAGAGTTTGAGCAAGATTGCGAAGTCGATGGATAGTCTCCTAGGCCACTCGTTCGGCAACAAAGCCCAGAGCACAGACCAAGAGGCCTCTGAGAGCCGAGACATCTTGCCCAAAGCTTTCAGTTTTGACACGACGAAGAGGAAAGTCTCCAGGGACAACCACAGGAAGTTCAGCACCGAGAGTGACCCCGGAGTTAGGACGGAGTTTCAGACACTGGGAGCTTCGAGGCTGGTTCGCCAGGGAGCCATGAAAACGGCTCGTCTCAGCAAGGCGAAGAAAGtcgatgagaaggaggaggccaATCCAGGGCAGAAAGTGTGGGCTGAGAGGAG AAAAACTCTAAGAAAGACCAGGGTTGAGAAAAAGGCAGGCTTATGGGAAGGCCTGAAGCAGAACATCATGATGGGCACCAACATACTTAACTCCCGAGCcggaagggcaggggaggtgcTGAACCCCTTCCGAGGACTTTCCCTGAGACATTCATTCCCAATCTCTCCTTTTGCAACagatggaatggaggaggaagatcagGTGGATTCGG ATAACTTCGGCGCAGGCTGTAGGTACGAACCGCTAGATAACAAAGCCAAGAAGCTGTTCATCGTAGACTCTGGCTTGGCTTTCAACTCTCCTTATCCACTGCTCTTGAGGCCACAGAGAGCCGTTGATATATACCTTTCCTTTGACTTCTCCCAGAGGCCTGAGGACAAATCGCAGCCCTTCAAGGAACTGCTGTTGGCTGAGAGATGGGCAATACAAAACAAGGTTCCTTTCCCACCCATAGAAAAACAG GTTGCGCAGTATGAGAATGAAGAAGTTCGAGAGTGTTACGTGTTCAAACACCCAACTGACCACTTCTGTCCCGTTATCTTGCATTTTCCATTAGTCAATAACAACTTCAGGAAGTTCAAATCTCCAG gTGTACCTCGCGAAACCAAAGAAGAAATGGAATTCGCTGACTTCCCCATCTTCGACGACCCCAACAATTCCTTCTCGTCCATGAACTTTGTGTACGAACCCGACCAGTTTGACCGCCTGACAAAGCTCGTAGAATTCAACACCCTCTTCAGCATAGACACGATTAAGAAAGAGCTCGAGGAGATCACCGAGAGGAAAAAGAGCTTGACCTCAAAGACCCTGACCTTTAGTGATGTGGTGAAGACCGTTAAGCGTGTGTCGAGTTTCCAGAATAAAAACCGTGGCAGAGAACTGAAGCTAACTGTGTCTCAGGAGAACGAGGATCTGTTGAAAAAGTTTGTGAATGTGAACAGACTTGCTGAGGCTGACAGTTCTGACGAAGAAGAATTCACTGATGCTCTTCAAGAATTGTGA
- the LOC125029523 gene encoding cytosolic phospholipase A2-like isoform X3 — protein sequence MTNEIQSVIHQDLERNSTMEEELETGSRALFTWRRNARVQSGFDPFQVFEVEHESCLDFEITIKRGESITKGSTLKDLMDTPDPYVILKIPGCSNSSKRTSHVDNCTNPLWNETFHFYLDPGKEHILRVLLMDANYTVDETLGEDSFCVNELTNDVTVEHTFIFPGGSKVHTELKLQKNKTPDLRFSLALCQAEKTFLRSRRRKVLEGMQRILGAKAPSTEKQVPILGILGSGGGFRAMMCMSGAVKALQETGILDCATYIAGLSGSSWYISTLYAHDKFPNVTHDQIQKELRASVTSDWKWQLLNSASYVTSMIAKYKRGQPVSFTDFFGHLLGDVLLKGAKHKKLTDTQKILVQGIVPMPLYTCLHAKRNVSCRSFSEWVEFSPYEIGIAKYGTFMKSEDFGNKFIVGKKIKHFEELPLHFLQGVWGSAFTILIKRLVMEGGKKDIVQIMRDAQKENDLHDKIDDLHSSGDDSETEDEEDIEGLDDKEIDDEEEISMTKLSLADQPATEGEASAAGAGKSGQAEAAEESRRVSVASMETRPQPEQKTAKKSLSKIAKSMDSLLGHSFGNKAQSTDQEASESRDILPKAFSFDTTKRKVSRDNHRKFSTESDPGVRTEFQTLGASRLVRQGAMKTARLSKAKKVDEKEEANPGQKVWAERRKTLRKTRVEKKAGLWEGLKQNIMMGTNILNSRAGRAGEVLNPFRGLSLRHSFPISPFATDGMEEEDQVDSDNFGAGCRYEPLDNKAKKLFIVDSGLAFNSPYPLLLRPQRAVDIYLSFDFSQRPEDKSQPFKELLLAERWAIQNKVPFPPIEKQVAQYENEEVRECYVFKHPTDHFCPVILHFPLVNNNFRKFKSPGVPRETKEEMEFADFPIFDDPNNSFSSMNFVYEPDQFDRLTKLVEFNTLFSIDTIKKELEEITERKKSLTSKTLTFSDVVKTVKRVSSFQNKNRGRELKLTVSQENEDLLKKFVNVNRLAEADSSDEEEFTDALQEL from the exons ATTCGATCCCTTTCAAGTTTTCGAG GTTGAACACGAATCATGCCTGGACTTCGAGATCACAATCAAGCGAGGCGAGTCCATCACCAAAGGCAGTACATTGAAAGATCTCA TGGACACTCCAGACCCTTACGTCATCCTGAAGATTCCCGGCTGCTCCAATTCCTCTAAGAGAACTAGCCATGTTGATAACTGCACAAATCCCCTTTGGAACGAGACCTTCCACTTTTATTTGGACCCGGGAAAGGAACACATTTTGA GGGTGCTGTTAATGGATGCTAACTACACGGTGGATGAAACACTCGGTGAAGACTCATTTTGCGTCAATGAACTCACCAATGATGTCACGGTGGAACACACATTCATCTTCCCGGGAGGTTCGAAGGTTCACACGGAGCTCAAACTACAGAAAAA CAAAACACCAGACTTGCGGTTCTCTTTGGCGCTGTGTCAGGCAGAGAAGACCTTTCTACGAAGTCGCCGCAGGAAGGTTCTTGAGGGGATGCAGCGCATATTAGGTGCCAAAGCTCCAAGCACTGAGAAACAG GTTCCAATCTTAGGCATTCTGGGATCGGGTGGAGGCTTCCGAGCCATGATGTGCATGAGCGGGGCTGTGAAGGCGCTACAGGAGACCGGAATCCTGGACTGTGCAACGTACATCGCCGGACTCTCGGGCTCATCCTG GTACATCTCAACCCTGTATGCCCACGATAAATTCCCGAACGTAACCCACGACCAGATTCAGAAGGAACTCCGGGCATCAGTAACAAGTGATTGGAAGTGGCAGCTGCTCAATTCGGCATCTTACGTCACCAGCATGATTGCCAAGTACAAACGAGGCCAACCCGTCTCTTTCACAGACTTCTTTGGACATCTACTGGGTGATGTCCTCTTAAAAGGG GCCAAGCACAAAAAGCTGACAGACACGCAGAAGATTTTGGTCCAGGGAATAGTGCCTATGCCGCTCTACACATGCCTCCATGCCAAGCGAAATGTCTCGTGCCGATCTTTCTCG GAATGGGTCGAATTTTCACCCTATGAGATTGGCATCGCTAAGTATGGTACTTTTATGAAATCTGAGGATTTTGGAAACAAGTTTATTGTTGGGAAGAAAATCAAGCATTTTGAAGAACTTCCCTTACATTTTCTGCAAG GTGTGTGGGGAAGCGCCTTTACCATTCTCATCAAGAGGTTAGTGATGGAAGGTGGAAAGAAGGACATTGTGCAGATTATGAGAGATGcacagaaagaaaatgatttaCATG aTAAGATTGACGACCTACACAGCTCAGGAGACGACTCAGAGACGGAGGATGAGGAAGACATCGAAGGCCTAGATGACAAGGAGATCGACGACGAAGAAGAGATCAGCATGACGAAGCTGAGTCTCGCAGACCAGCCGGCCACCGAGGGGGAAGCCTCGGCCGCTGGCGCTGGCAAGAGCGGGCAAGCCGAGGCCGCGGAAGAGAGCCGCAGGGTCTCAGTGGCTTCCATGGAGACCAGACCTCAGCCCGAACAGAAGACCGCCAAGAAGAGTTTGAGCAAGATTGCGAAGTCGATGGATAGTCTCCTAGGCCACTCGTTCGGCAACAAAGCCCAGAGCACAGACCAAGAGGCCTCTGAGAGCCGAGACATCTTGCCCAAAGCTTTCAGTTTTGACACGACGAAGAGGAAAGTCTCCAGGGACAACCACAGGAAGTTCAGCACCGAGAGTGACCCCGGAGTTAGGACGGAGTTTCAGACACTGGGAGCTTCGAGGCTGGTTCGCCAGGGAGCCATGAAAACGGCTCGTCTCAGCAAGGCGAAGAAAGtcgatgagaaggaggaggccaATCCAGGGCAGAAAGTGTGGGCTGAGAGGAG AAAAACTCTAAGAAAGACCAGGGTTGAGAAAAAGGCAGGCTTATGGGAAGGCCTGAAGCAGAACATCATGATGGGCACCAACATACTTAACTCCCGAGCcggaagggcaggggaggtgcTGAACCCCTTCCGAGGACTTTCCCTGAGACATTCATTCCCAATCTCTCCTTTTGCAACagatggaatggaggaggaagatcagGTGGATTCGG ATAACTTCGGCGCAGGCTGTAGGTACGAACCGCTAGATAACAAAGCCAAGAAGCTGTTCATCGTAGACTCTGGCTTGGCTTTCAACTCTCCTTATCCACTGCTCTTGAGGCCACAGAGAGCCGTTGATATATACCTTTCCTTTGACTTCTCCCAGAGGCCTGAGGACAAATCGCAGCCCTTCAAGGAACTGCTGTTGGCTGAGAGATGGGCAATACAAAACAAGGTTCCTTTCCCACCCATAGAAAAACAG GTTGCGCAGTATGAGAATGAAGAAGTTCGAGAGTGTTACGTGTTCAAACACCCAACTGACCACTTCTGTCCCGTTATCTTGCATTTTCCATTAGTCAATAACAACTTCAGGAAGTTCAAATCTCCAG gTGTACCTCGCGAAACCAAAGAAGAAATGGAATTCGCTGACTTCCCCATCTTCGACGACCCCAACAATTCCTTCTCGTCCATGAACTTTGTGTACGAACCCGACCAGTTTGACCGCCTGACAAAGCTCGTAGAATTCAACACCCTCTTCAGCATAGACACGATTAAGAAAGAGCTCGAGGAGATCACCGAGAGGAAAAAGAGCTTGACCTCAAAGACCCTGACCTTTAGTGATGTGGTGAAGACCGTTAAGCGTGTGTCGAGTTTCCAGAATAAAAACCGTGGCAGAGAACTGAAGCTAACTGTGTCTCAGGAGAACGAGGATCTGTTGAAAAAGTTTGTGAATGTGAACAGACTTGCTGAGGCTGACAGTTCTGACGAAGAAGAATTCACTGATGCTCTTCAAGAATTGTGA
- the LOC125029523 gene encoding cytosolic phospholipase A2-like isoform X1: protein MAESEEPSPSMADEADDVVMRMSARKPRSRICSSCHLPSESLSSSIHGLDSISESETLSPSPTSKMISPFSVCRREFFKFAGRRWTPSTWWVYEGVFDPFQVFEVEHESCLDFEITIKRGESITKGSTLKDLMDTPDPYVILKIPGCSNSSKRTSHVDNCTNPLWNETFHFYLDPGKEHILRVLLMDANYTVDETLGEDSFCVNELTNDVTVEHTFIFPGGSKVHTELKLQKNKTPDLRFSLALCQAEKTFLRSRRRKVLEGMQRILGAKAPSTEKQVPILGILGSGGGFRAMMCMSGAVKALQETGILDCATYIAGLSGSSWYISTLYAHDKFPNVTHDQIQKELRASVTSDWKWQLLNSASYVTSMIAKYKRGQPVSFTDFFGHLLGDVLLKGAKHKKLTDTQKILVQGIVPMPLYTCLHAKRNVSCRSFSEWVEFSPYEIGIAKYGTFMKSEDFGNKFIVGKKIKHFEELPLHFLQGVWGSAFTILIKRLVMEGGKKDIVQIMRDAQKENDLHDKIDDLHSSGDDSETEDEEDIEGLDDKEIDDEEEISMTKLSLADQPATEGEASAAGAGKSGQAEAAEESRRVSVASMETRPQPEQKTAKKSLSKIAKSMDSLLGHSFGNKAQSTDQEASESRDILPKAFSFDTTKRKVSRDNHRKFSTESDPGVRTEFQTLGASRLVRQGAMKTARLSKAKKVDEKEEANPGQKVWAERRKTLRKTRVEKKAGLWEGLKQNIMMGTNILNSRAGRAGEVLNPFRGLSLRHSFPISPFATDGMEEEDQVDSDNFGAGCRYEPLDNKAKKLFIVDSGLAFNSPYPLLLRPQRAVDIYLSFDFSQRPEDKSQPFKELLLAERWAIQNKVPFPPIEKQVAQYENEEVRECYVFKHPTDHFCPVILHFPLVNNNFRKFKSPGVPRETKEEMEFADFPIFDDPNNSFSSMNFVYEPDQFDRLTKLVEFNTLFSIDTIKKELEEITERKKSLTSKTLTFSDVVKTVKRVSSFQNKNRGRELKLTVSQENEDLLKKFVNVNRLAEADSSDEEEFTDALQEL from the exons ATTCGATCCCTTTCAAGTTTTCGAG GTTGAACACGAATCATGCCTGGACTTCGAGATCACAATCAAGCGAGGCGAGTCCATCACCAAAGGCAGTACATTGAAAGATCTCA TGGACACTCCAGACCCTTACGTCATCCTGAAGATTCCCGGCTGCTCCAATTCCTCTAAGAGAACTAGCCATGTTGATAACTGCACAAATCCCCTTTGGAACGAGACCTTCCACTTTTATTTGGACCCGGGAAAGGAACACATTTTGA GGGTGCTGTTAATGGATGCTAACTACACGGTGGATGAAACACTCGGTGAAGACTCATTTTGCGTCAATGAACTCACCAATGATGTCACGGTGGAACACACATTCATCTTCCCGGGAGGTTCGAAGGTTCACACGGAGCTCAAACTACAGAAAAA CAAAACACCAGACTTGCGGTTCTCTTTGGCGCTGTGTCAGGCAGAGAAGACCTTTCTACGAAGTCGCCGCAGGAAGGTTCTTGAGGGGATGCAGCGCATATTAGGTGCCAAAGCTCCAAGCACTGAGAAACAG GTTCCAATCTTAGGCATTCTGGGATCGGGTGGAGGCTTCCGAGCCATGATGTGCATGAGCGGGGCTGTGAAGGCGCTACAGGAGACCGGAATCCTGGACTGTGCAACGTACATCGCCGGACTCTCGGGCTCATCCTG GTACATCTCAACCCTGTATGCCCACGATAAATTCCCGAACGTAACCCACGACCAGATTCAGAAGGAACTCCGGGCATCAGTAACAAGTGATTGGAAGTGGCAGCTGCTCAATTCGGCATCTTACGTCACCAGCATGATTGCCAAGTACAAACGAGGCCAACCCGTCTCTTTCACAGACTTCTTTGGACATCTACTGGGTGATGTCCTCTTAAAAGGG GCCAAGCACAAAAAGCTGACAGACACGCAGAAGATTTTGGTCCAGGGAATAGTGCCTATGCCGCTCTACACATGCCTCCATGCCAAGCGAAATGTCTCGTGCCGATCTTTCTCG GAATGGGTCGAATTTTCACCCTATGAGATTGGCATCGCTAAGTATGGTACTTTTATGAAATCTGAGGATTTTGGAAACAAGTTTATTGTTGGGAAGAAAATCAAGCATTTTGAAGAACTTCCCTTACATTTTCTGCAAG GTGTGTGGGGAAGCGCCTTTACCATTCTCATCAAGAGGTTAGTGATGGAAGGTGGAAAGAAGGACATTGTGCAGATTATGAGAGATGcacagaaagaaaatgatttaCATG aTAAGATTGACGACCTACACAGCTCAGGAGACGACTCAGAGACGGAGGATGAGGAAGACATCGAAGGCCTAGATGACAAGGAGATCGACGACGAAGAAGAGATCAGCATGACGAAGCTGAGTCTCGCAGACCAGCCGGCCACCGAGGGGGAAGCCTCGGCCGCTGGCGCTGGCAAGAGCGGGCAAGCCGAGGCCGCGGAAGAGAGCCGCAGGGTCTCAGTGGCTTCCATGGAGACCAGACCTCAGCCCGAACAGAAGACCGCCAAGAAGAGTTTGAGCAAGATTGCGAAGTCGATGGATAGTCTCCTAGGCCACTCGTTCGGCAACAAAGCCCAGAGCACAGACCAAGAGGCCTCTGAGAGCCGAGACATCTTGCCCAAAGCTTTCAGTTTTGACACGACGAAGAGGAAAGTCTCCAGGGACAACCACAGGAAGTTCAGCACCGAGAGTGACCCCGGAGTTAGGACGGAGTTTCAGACACTGGGAGCTTCGAGGCTGGTTCGCCAGGGAGCCATGAAAACGGCTCGTCTCAGCAAGGCGAAGAAAGtcgatgagaaggaggaggccaATCCAGGGCAGAAAGTGTGGGCTGAGAGGAG AAAAACTCTAAGAAAGACCAGGGTTGAGAAAAAGGCAGGCTTATGGGAAGGCCTGAAGCAGAACATCATGATGGGCACCAACATACTTAACTCCCGAGCcggaagggcaggggaggtgcTGAACCCCTTCCGAGGACTTTCCCTGAGACATTCATTCCCAATCTCTCCTTTTGCAACagatggaatggaggaggaagatcagGTGGATTCGG ATAACTTCGGCGCAGGCTGTAGGTACGAACCGCTAGATAACAAAGCCAAGAAGCTGTTCATCGTAGACTCTGGCTTGGCTTTCAACTCTCCTTATCCACTGCTCTTGAGGCCACAGAGAGCCGTTGATATATACCTTTCCTTTGACTTCTCCCAGAGGCCTGAGGACAAATCGCAGCCCTTCAAGGAACTGCTGTTGGCTGAGAGATGGGCAATACAAAACAAGGTTCCTTTCCCACCCATAGAAAAACAG GTTGCGCAGTATGAGAATGAAGAAGTTCGAGAGTGTTACGTGTTCAAACACCCAACTGACCACTTCTGTCCCGTTATCTTGCATTTTCCATTAGTCAATAACAACTTCAGGAAGTTCAAATCTCCAG gTGTACCTCGCGAAACCAAAGAAGAAATGGAATTCGCTGACTTCCCCATCTTCGACGACCCCAACAATTCCTTCTCGTCCATGAACTTTGTGTACGAACCCGACCAGTTTGACCGCCTGACAAAGCTCGTAGAATTCAACACCCTCTTCAGCATAGACACGATTAAGAAAGAGCTCGAGGAGATCACCGAGAGGAAAAAGAGCTTGACCTCAAAGACCCTGACCTTTAGTGATGTGGTGAAGACCGTTAAGCGTGTGTCGAGTTTCCAGAATAAAAACCGTGGCAGAGAACTGAAGCTAACTGTGTCTCAGGAGAACGAGGATCTGTTGAAAAAGTTTGTGAATGTGAACAGACTTGCTGAGGCTGACAGTTCTGACGAAGAAGAATTCACTGATGCTCTTCAAGAATTGTGA